The proteins below are encoded in one region of Halocatena salina:
- a CDS encoding SelT/SelW/SelH family protein, producing the protein MTAVEIEYCVPCGFLDRAETVQHALLSSFGQQLDRVALVTGEHGVFQVSVDGDTVFDKQEDDYDVDEITRAVRERL; encoded by the coding sequence ATGACCGCCGTCGAGATCGAATACTGCGTCCCGTGTGGCTTTCTGGACCGAGCCGAGACGGTACAACACGCGTTGTTGTCCTCGTTCGGCCAGCAACTCGACCGTGTCGCGTTGGTGACCGGCGAGCACGGCGTGTTCCAAGTCAGCGTCGATGGCGATACCGTGTTCGACAAACAGGAAGACGACTACGACGTAGACGAGATCACGCGGGCAGTTCGGGAGCGGCTGTAG
- the coxB gene encoding cytochrome c oxidase subunit II, which yields MTATRIRRAVGISVGLALATLFVAPAAAQPSINSKLITDLNNNLLYAAVPITVLVEVILIYTVYRFKDSGEAKPTQENRRLEITWTVATAIILLFVGLASTQVLASSYIGAPTADSPSTEGGNVEGLTYNNTSGAYAPTEDNAVQIEVVAYKYAWTFNYIDAEGDVTSTNTLVIPEDRPVYLHLVSQDWLHSFHAPDLGLKQDAFPGQYNTMKTKATDPGTYQLYCAEYCGVGHSQMTGTIEVKSQADYQSWLEQQQSSNESGNTTDGNASNQTATNNQTAPANESANTSARLA from the coding sequence ATGACTGCCACGCGGATACGGAGGGCGGTGGGTATCAGTGTCGGTCTCGCACTGGCCACCTTGTTCGTCGCTCCGGCAGCCGCCCAGCCATCGATCAACTCAAAGCTGATCACCGATCTCAACAACAACCTGTTGTATGCGGCGGTCCCGATCACGGTGCTCGTCGAAGTGATTCTCATCTACACCGTGTATCGGTTCAAAGACAGCGGCGAAGCCAAACCCACACAGGAGAACCGACGATTGGAAATCACGTGGACGGTCGCAACGGCTATCATCCTTCTGTTCGTCGGATTGGCCTCCACACAGGTGCTTGCGAGCAGCTACATCGGCGCTCCCACCGCCGACTCGCCCTCCACCGAGGGCGGAAACGTCGAAGGATTGACGTACAACAACACGAGTGGCGCGTACGCACCGACCGAGGACAACGCCGTACAGATCGAGGTGGTGGCGTACAAGTACGCCTGGACGTTCAACTACATCGATGCCGAGGGTGATGTCACGAGCACCAACACGCTCGTCATCCCTGAAGATCGACCCGTGTATCTCCATCTCGTCTCTCAGGACTGGCTTCACTCGTTCCACGCCCCGGATCTCGGACTGAAACAGGACGCCTTCCCCGGTCAGTACAACACCATGAAAACCAAGGCGACGGACCCCGGCACCTACCAGCTTTACTGTGCGGAGTACTGTGGCGTCGGTCACTCCCAGATGACCGGCACCATCGAAGTCAAAAGCCAAGCCGACTACCAGAGCTGGCTCGAACAACAGCAATCGAGTAATGAATCGGGTAACACGACGGATGGAAACGCGAGCAATCAGACCGCAACGAACAATCAAACCGCACCCGCGAACGAGTCGGCAAACACCAGCGCACGGCTCGCTTGA
- a CDS encoding zinc ribbon domain-containing protein produces the protein MEQIRWKRPWLAALLGVLGTGFGHVYLRRWWRAAGWFFASFLTSWWFVPEETLQTASTLVVNPGSASVSALPMMDLLPVYLVLAASAIDAYVIARMNNRLLMEQRQGIQRCDSCGRQLDPDVSFCQWCGTDQDET, from the coding sequence ATGGAGCAGATTCGGTGGAAACGGCCGTGGCTTGCGGCGTTGCTCGGCGTTCTCGGTACCGGGTTCGGACACGTGTATCTTCGGCGGTGGTGGCGCGCAGCCGGGTGGTTTTTCGCCTCGTTCCTCACCTCGTGGTGGTTCGTTCCTGAAGAGACGTTACAGACGGCATCGACGCTCGTGGTGAACCCTGGTTCAGCCTCGGTATCCGCGCTTCCAATGATGGATCTCCTTCCGGTCTATCTCGTCCTCGCTGCCAGTGCCATCGACGCCTACGTCATCGCTCGCATGAACAACCGGCTGTTGATGGAGCAACGACAGGGGATACAGCGGTGTGATAGCTGTGGTCGCCAGCTCGACCCGGACGTATCGTTTTGCCAGTGGTGTGGTACCGACCAAGACGAAACGTGA
- a CDS encoding AMP-binding protein has translation MSETDTIQCPWHDEYEEFGIPRSLEPYPDEPVHDLLYTAANEYPDQGLVQLGEKYTYPTVLDHTERLATALAEQGVGKGDRVATILPTSVQFIVATCAISRAGGVHIPNDFLDAEDDLVYRLEQGQPSVLIGQDKHRDLISRLQSELDIETVILTTVDDYSPDPPADHDDLDGVEWFRDVIAATDPDPPTIDFDPPTDIHTLLFTGGTTGLPKGCRLSHRNIYANALQGVASQSQMAQLMRGQETAIMALPLYHSYGYSVMHSLLELGLNMLLVPDARDTEMMVEMINTFGALIMLGVPTQFMELVDEELEQDIIGISGSAPLANKTQQEFEEKSKGISQGYGLSEMSPITHFNARGLLDMITGESSATDTFDHPTIGVPVPDTEVKLIDVDSGEEISIEEAVEHEREGEMYVNGPQRMVGYLDDSKSAFDEEGFVATGDVVKIDSSGRFYVVDRVKNMINVSGLKVYTEEIDDVLYDHPDVRRPATVGIPDPDRPGSERVKIYIEPQPDVDDLDAEEIRAHLEGKVPRQALPEEVEFVEEIPLTDIGKTDKKALTE, from the coding sequence ATGTCCGAAACTGATACGATTCAGTGTCCATGGCACGATGAGTACGAGGAGTTCGGGATCCCGCGTTCGCTCGAGCCGTATCCCGACGAGCCGGTCCACGATCTGTTGTACACTGCCGCAAACGAGTATCCCGACCAAGGACTGGTACAGCTCGGCGAGAAGTACACTTACCCGACGGTGCTCGATCATACCGAGCGACTCGCCACGGCGCTTGCGGAACAAGGGGTTGGAAAAGGCGACCGTGTCGCAACCATCCTTCCCACATCGGTCCAGTTCATCGTCGCCACGTGTGCCATCTCCCGTGCTGGCGGCGTTCACATTCCCAACGATTTCCTCGACGCCGAGGACGATCTCGTTTATCGTCTCGAACAGGGCCAACCGTCGGTACTCATCGGTCAGGACAAACACCGAGACCTCATTTCCCGACTGCAATCGGAGCTCGACATCGAGACCGTCATTCTCACTACTGTCGACGACTACTCACCCGACCCCCCTGCCGACCACGACGATCTCGACGGTGTGGAATGGTTCCGTGACGTGATCGCGGCGACCGATCCCGATCCCCCTACTATCGACTTCGATCCCCCAACTGACATTCACACGCTCCTGTTCACTGGTGGAACGACTGGCCTCCCGAAGGGTTGTCGGCTTTCTCACCGGAACATCTACGCCAACGCGCTTCAAGGCGTCGCCAGCCAGTCCCAGATGGCCCAGCTCATGCGTGGCCAAGAAACGGCCATCATGGCGCTTCCGTTGTATCACTCCTATGGCTACTCGGTGATGCACTCGCTGCTCGAACTCGGGTTGAACATGCTGTTGGTTCCCGATGCGCGAGACACGGAGATGATGGTCGAAATGATCAACACGTTCGGCGCGCTCATCATGCTGGGTGTTCCCACGCAGTTCATGGAACTCGTCGATGAGGAACTCGAACAGGATATCATCGGCATCTCCGGTTCTGCTCCGCTGGCGAACAAAACCCAACAGGAGTTCGAAGAGAAATCCAAGGGGATCTCACAGGGCTACGGTCTCTCTGAGATGTCTCCCATCACCCACTTCAACGCCCGGGGGCTGCTCGACATGATAACGGGGGAATCGAGCGCCACCGACACGTTCGATCATCCGACGATCGGCGTACCGGTTCCGGACACGGAGGTGAAACTGATCGATGTAGACTCTGGTGAGGAGATCTCCATCGAGGAGGCCGTCGAACACGAACGAGAAGGCGAGATGTACGTCAACGGACCACAACGGATGGTGGGCTATCTCGACGATTCGAAATCGGCGTTCGACGAAGAGGGGTTCGTGGCGACGGGCGACGTGGTGAAAATCGATTCCAGCGGTCGATTTTACGTCGTCGATCGCGTGAAGAACATGATCAACGTATCGGGACTGAAGGTGTATACGGAGGAAATCGACGACGTGCTGTACGATCATCCCGACGTTCGACGGCCCGCGACGGTCGGCATTCCCGATCCGGACCGCCCCGGCAGCGAGCGCGTGAAGATCTACATCGAACCCCAACCGGATGTCGACGATCTTGATGCTGAGGAGATCCGTGCTCACCTAGAGGGGAAGGTTCCGCGGCAAGCACTACCGGAAGAGGTCGAATTCGTCGAGGAGATTCCTCTTACCGATATCGGAAAAACAGATAAAAAAGCGCTTACGGAGTGA
- a CDS encoding 2Fe-2S iron-sulfur cluster-binding protein, whose product MTEHTVEFVGTGETITVSDRQTILSRCIEEGIAQEYSCRVGMCLACSAEIIEGEVEQTVAEKRGLTEEEAESYALTCMARPLSDLKLRRGVYPPSIENKSEAGDLASADD is encoded by the coding sequence ATGACCGAACACACGGTGGAGTTCGTCGGAACGGGCGAGACGATCACAGTTTCGGACCGACAGACGATTCTGAGCCGGTGTATCGAGGAAGGGATCGCTCAAGAGTACTCCTGTCGGGTCGGGATGTGTTTGGCCTGTTCGGCGGAGATCATTGAGGGAGAGGTCGAACAGACCGTCGCCGAGAAACGAGGTCTCACCGAGGAGGAAGCCGAATCCTACGCTTTGACCTGTATGGCACGGCCGCTCTCGGATCTCAAGCTTCGTCGGGGTGTGTATCCACCGAGCATCGAAAACAAGAGCGAAGCGGGCGACCTCGCCTCTGCTGACGATTAG
- a CDS encoding NAD(P)/FAD-dependent oxidoreductase, translating into MTNDAVYDVAVVGGGPAGLTTALYATRLGHDTVLIDRGGGRAAMMLDTHNVIGVTESVSGNEFLQTAIEQIEGYGADYRREFVGSIERVDDRFRLVTEEAELDSERVVLATGFSDVRPEPPLPRTGRGLHYCLHCDAYMFVDEPVYVMGHDESAAHVAMIMLNFTDDVDLLTRGQEPTWGEETDRQLRAHPVDIVDTDVTGTEKGTDGWLEAFTFEDGTRRAYRGGFPMYGSEYNNELAETLGCELNDDGTVVTDDHGRTSVDGVYAVGDLTPGHNQIPVAMGEGAKAGIAIHYDLRTFPKSLEEIEDEGTVGTEEVPAVSDDLRESANQHNAAEADD; encoded by the coding sequence ATGACGAACGACGCAGTGTACGACGTAGCGGTCGTCGGTGGGGGTCCTGCCGGATTGACTACTGCGCTATACGCCACACGACTCGGACACGACACAGTCCTCATCGATCGCGGTGGTGGACGTGCCGCAATGATGCTCGACACCCACAACGTGATCGGTGTAACCGAATCGGTGTCGGGAAACGAATTCCTCCAAACGGCGATCGAACAGATCGAAGGGTATGGAGCTGACTACCGCCGTGAGTTCGTCGGATCGATCGAGCGGGTCGACGATCGGTTCCGACTGGTGACCGAAGAGGCCGAACTCGACAGCGAGCGCGTCGTTCTCGCCACCGGATTCTCTGACGTGCGTCCTGAGCCACCGCTGCCTCGAACCGGTCGAGGGCTGCATTACTGCCTCCACTGTGATGCGTACATGTTCGTCGACGAACCAGTTTATGTGATGGGTCACGACGAAAGTGCTGCTCACGTCGCCATGATCATGCTCAACTTCACCGACGACGTGGATCTCCTCACTCGAGGGCAAGAACCGACGTGGGGGGAAGAGACCGATCGACAGCTCCGTGCTCACCCAGTCGATATCGTCGACACCGACGTAACCGGCACCGAGAAAGGCACCGACGGCTGGCTTGAAGCGTTCACGTTCGAGGACGGGACCCGACGAGCGTACAGAGGCGGATTCCCGATGTACGGCTCGGAGTACAACAACGAACTGGCGGAGACGTTGGGCTGTGAACTGAACGATGACGGCACCGTCGTTACTGACGACCACGGACGGACGAGCGTCGACGGCGTCTACGCTGTCGGCGATCTCACGCCCGGCCACAACCAGATCCCCGTAGCGATGGGCGAAGGAGCCAAAGCGGGTATCGCGATCCACTACGACCTTCGAACGTTTCCGAAATCCCTCGAGGAGATCGAAGACGAGGGAACAGTTGGCACCGAGGAGGTACCAGCCGTTTCTGACGACCTCCGGGAGTCCGCTAACCAGCACAACGCGGCCGAGGCGGACGATTAG
- a CDS encoding geranylgeranyl reductase family protein, producing MTTYDVVVVGAGTAGCYAAATVARAGYDVAILERKTAQEAGHIACGDAIKGAANFPDAIPKSQIEPAFSNTHVDHGRLELPSENTKLDIPVPGELAVLDRWEYGRLLIDGAEQRGVDFHYDTVVKDVLQDDGRITGVTAVSDGSMTEYLADVVIDGAGALSLLQDKADFSGATFDTNVNYSQFCSAYREIVEVDEPVEWDDALVFKPTERAAGYLWYFPRSATEINVGLGFQMNEQPIKLVKALRADLEERDEFVNARVTDKLGAALPTRRPYDSAVAPGFLAVGDAAGHVNPTTGGGIAGAAYAGQYAGEQAIETIESGDVGESALWEYNKRVMEHFGARYAALDVYNIFITAYDLDDLTGLLAAVPTQKFSEALYSGSTSIGPQIALKTLYRSIGHWDTLFDLYSTKRLADRLLKHYENYPDSIEGFDAWKIRRDRILDDIYAASGADAKY from the coding sequence ATGACCACCTACGATGTCGTCGTCGTCGGTGCGGGTACTGCGGGGTGCTATGCTGCAGCCACAGTCGCCCGAGCTGGCTACGACGTGGCCATCCTCGAACGCAAGACGGCACAGGAGGCGGGCCACATCGCTTGTGGCGACGCGATCAAGGGCGCTGCGAACTTTCCCGATGCGATCCCGAAATCGCAGATCGAACCGGCATTTTCGAACACCCACGTCGATCATGGTCGGCTCGAACTTCCTTCGGAGAACACTAAACTCGACATTCCAGTGCCCGGTGAACTGGCCGTTCTCGACCGCTGGGAGTACGGCCGTCTCCTCATCGACGGCGCAGAGCAACGAGGAGTGGACTTTCACTACGACACGGTGGTCAAAGACGTGCTCCAGGATGATGGCCGTATAACGGGCGTCACGGCAGTCAGTGACGGCTCCATGACCGAGTATCTGGCCGATGTCGTCATCGACGGTGCAGGCGCGTTGTCCTTGCTCCAAGATAAGGCCGACTTCTCGGGAGCGACGTTCGACACCAACGTGAACTACTCACAGTTTTGCTCGGCCTACCGCGAAATCGTTGAGGTCGACGAGCCAGTCGAATGGGACGACGCGCTCGTATTCAAACCGACTGAGCGTGCCGCTGGCTACCTGTGGTACTTCCCACGATCAGCCACGGAGATCAACGTCGGGCTGGGCTTCCAGATGAACGAACAGCCAATCAAACTCGTCAAGGCACTCAGGGCAGATCTCGAAGAACGGGACGAGTTCGTCAACGCACGCGTCACGGACAAGCTGGGGGCAGCCCTCCCGACCCGGCGGCCGTACGATTCGGCGGTCGCGCCCGGCTTTCTTGCGGTCGGTGACGCCGCGGGTCACGTCAATCCGACGACGGGCGGCGGAATCGCCGGGGCAGCCTACGCCGGTCAGTACGCCGGTGAACAGGCCATCGAGACGATCGAATCCGGCGACGTTGGGGAATCGGCGCTGTGGGAGTACAACAAACGGGTGATGGAACACTTCGGTGCCCGATACGCCGCGCTCGACGTGTACAACATCTTTATCACCGCTTACGATCTCGACGACCTCACCGGGCTGCTCGCCGCGGTTCCCACCCAGAAGTTTTCCGAAGCCCTCTATTCGGGTAGCACGAGCATCGGCCCCCAGATCGCGCTCAAAACACTGTATCGGAGTATCGGCCACTGGGACACGCTGTTCGACCTCTACTCGACCAAACGGCTCGCGGACCGACTCCTCAAACATTACGAGAATTATCCAGATTCCATCGAAGGATTCGATGCTTGGAAGATCCGCCGCGATCGGATCCTAGACGACATCTACGCTGCCTCAGGCGCTGACGCGAAATACTAA
- the sod gene encoding superoxide dismutase, with translation MSYELPPLPYEYDALEPHISEQVLTWHHDTHHQGYVNGWNSAEETLAENRESGDFDGSAGAIRSVTHNGCGHVLHDLFWQNMSPEGGEEPSGALADRIEEDFGSYEAWKGEFEAAAGDASGWALLVYDSFSNQLRNVVVDKHDQGALWGSHPILALDVWEHSYYYDYGPARGDFVDAFFEVVDWEEPAARYEQAVEQFE, from the coding sequence ATGAGCTACGAGCTACCACCGCTACCGTACGAGTACGACGCGCTAGAGCCACACATCTCCGAGCAGGTGCTCACGTGGCACCACGACACCCACCACCAGGGCTATGTGAACGGCTGGAACAGTGCCGAGGAGACGCTGGCTGAAAACCGTGAATCTGGGGATTTCGACGGATCGGCCGGTGCGATCCGCTCTGTCACTCACAACGGCTGTGGACACGTACTTCACGATCTCTTCTGGCAGAACATGTCGCCGGAAGGCGGCGAGGAGCCGTCCGGGGCGCTCGCCGACCGCATCGAAGAGGATTTCGGTTCGTATGAAGCGTGGAAAGGCGAGTTCGAGGCCGCTGCTGGTGACGCGAGCGGCTGGGCGCTGCTAGTGTACGACAGCTTCTCGAATCAGCTCCGGAACGTCGTGGTCGACAAGCACGATCAGGGCGCGCTGTGGGGTTCCCACCCGATCCTCGCGCTCGACGTGTGGGAACACTCTTACTACTACGACTACGGTCCCGCTCGCGGAGACTTCGTCGATGCCTTCTTCGAGGTCGTCGACTGGGAGGAACCGGCAGCACGCTACGAGCAGGCCGTCGAGCAGTTCGAATAA
- a CDS encoding DUF7546 family protein: MDVNAVVGDRMPDIKTVMRWSIVINVEILLVGSYLLIAPVTPTGVWSYVYPFIWINVALWAFSRTETPTASRSRQYTSGLIALGYLFVLGLFGGLYGPGMGEMATGLRIEFVSLPPGWSPAVLYSGELIRLALLPFKVVGYLTLAYLVYVTVLDATGSATMGIFGLFSCVSCVLPLIAATVSGVVGSGGVLVAVATRQSYALSTVVFVFTVLLLVWRPTAGSFSQLRTKLGT; the protein is encoded by the coding sequence ATGGATGTGAACGCCGTCGTCGGCGATCGGATGCCCGACATCAAGACGGTGATGCGGTGGTCGATCGTGATCAACGTCGAGATACTGTTGGTTGGTAGTTATCTGTTGATCGCGCCGGTCACACCGACGGGCGTTTGGAGCTACGTCTACCCCTTTATTTGGATCAACGTCGCTCTCTGGGCGTTCAGCCGGACCGAGACGCCCACAGCGAGCCGGTCCAGACAGTACACTAGCGGGCTGATCGCACTCGGGTATCTGTTCGTGTTGGGTCTTTTCGGCGGACTCTACGGGCCGGGGATGGGTGAGATGGCGACCGGACTCCGGATCGAGTTCGTGAGTCTTCCACCGGGATGGAGTCCGGCCGTGTTGTACAGCGGGGAGCTGATCCGGCTCGCGTTGCTCCCGTTCAAAGTGGTCGGGTACCTTACGCTCGCCTATCTCGTTTACGTGACCGTTCTCGACGCCACAGGGAGCGCGACGATGGGGATCTTCGGGTTGTTCTCCTGTGTCTCCTGTGTCCTTCCACTGATCGCAGCCACGGTCAGCGGGGTCGTTGGGAGTGGTGGCGTACTGGTAGCGGTCGCTACCCGTCAGTCGTACGCGCTCTCGACGGTCGTGTTCGTTTTTACCGTGTTGCTGCTCGTCTGGCGGCCGACGGCGGGGAGTTTTTCCCAGCTGCGGACCAAGCTCGGAACATGA
- a CDS encoding heme o synthase yields the protein MNASESHVVSTESPSPRFTKLLVAALVGVYLLVVVGATAALADAVRACSTWPLCSGPIGDLQVTIALGHRLTAAIVAGLIVAATVVGWSHATTRVKRALCVVLVLYPIQIGVGAFVATTGVRGGLAEVHLFTGAAIFVSLALALAWQLEAETGQFETRSTAPPADRTSQSDRSVPANSESVASGQSTETGVVATVRAYYRLMKPRLMWLLCLVASAGMALAAGTEAEPLSVETVVLTLGGGVLSIGASGTFNHVLERDIDRRMARTADRPLATDTVGVTNAIAFGVLLTIASIVLFAQVNSMAALLGFSAVVFYSVVYTLVLKPNTVQNTVIGGIAGAIPALIGWAAVTGSIGWPGFVLAGVIFLWTPAHFYNLALAYQEDYERGGFPMMPVVRGESTTRKHIVYYLVATLLAAIVLTALTPLGWLYAAVTVSLGAVFLWTVVRLHRERTDRAAFRAFHASNAYLGAILTAVIIDMMVL from the coding sequence ATGAACGCTTCCGAGTCACACGTAGTGTCCACGGAATCCCCATCACCGCGATTTACGAAGCTGCTCGTGGCCGCGCTCGTCGGTGTGTATCTACTCGTCGTCGTCGGGGCAACGGCTGCGCTCGCGGACGCCGTTCGAGCGTGTTCGACGTGGCCGCTGTGTTCGGGACCGATCGGTGATCTGCAAGTAACGATCGCCCTCGGACATCGACTGACCGCGGCGATCGTGGCAGGGTTGATCGTCGCCGCAACGGTCGTCGGCTGGTCGCACGCCACCACTCGTGTCAAACGCGCGCTCTGTGTCGTGCTCGTGTTGTATCCCATCCAGATCGGCGTCGGTGCGTTCGTTGCAACCACCGGTGTGCGGGGCGGACTCGCCGAGGTACATCTGTTCACGGGAGCGGCGATCTTCGTGTCACTTGCGCTCGCGCTCGCGTGGCAACTCGAAGCCGAAACCGGCCAGTTCGAAACCCGATCGACGGCACCACCGGCCGACCGAACGTCACAGTCCGACCGTTCGGTACCAGCCAACTCCGAATCGGTCGCTTCGGGGCAGTCCACCGAGACGGGCGTGGTGGCGACTGTTCGGGCGTACTACAGATTGATGAAGCCACGGCTGATGTGGCTGCTCTGTCTGGTGGCATCGGCAGGGATGGCGCTGGCCGCAGGAACGGAAGCGGAGCCGCTATCGGTCGAAACGGTGGTGTTGACGCTGGGTGGCGGCGTGCTCTCGATCGGCGCGAGTGGGACGTTCAATCACGTGCTTGAACGGGACATCGACCGGCGGATGGCTCGAACCGCAGACCGACCGCTTGCGACCGACACCGTCGGGGTCACCAACGCGATCGCGTTCGGCGTACTGCTCACGATCGCGTCGATCGTCCTGTTCGCACAAGTGAACTCGATGGCTGCCCTGCTCGGCTTCAGTGCGGTCGTGTTTTACAGCGTGGTCTACACGCTCGTGTTGAAGCCCAATACGGTCCAGAACACGGTCATCGGGGGAATTGCCGGTGCGATCCCGGCGCTCATCGGCTGGGCCGCCGTCACCGGAAGCATTGGATGGCCCGGATTCGTGCTAGCCGGCGTCATCTTCCTGTGGACGCCGGCCCACTTTTACAACCTTGCGCTCGCCTATCAGGAAGATTACGAGCGTGGGGGGTTCCCGATGATGCCGGTCGTTCGAGGCGAAAGCACGACCCGAAAACACATCGTCTACTACCTCGTGGCGACGTTGCTCGCCGCAATCGTGTTGACTGCGCTCACCCCGCTCGGCTGGCTGTACGCCGCCGTGACGGTTTCGCTTGGAGCAGTGTTCCTCTGGACGGTCGTTCGCCTTCACCGCGAGCGGACCGATCGGGCGGCCTTCCGAGCGTTTCACGCCTCGAACGCCTATCTCGGGGCGATCCTCACCGCTGTCATTATCGATATGATGGTGTTGTAG
- a CDS encoding SHOCT domain-containing protein — MSAPRKRAWNRLDEIASLLVLGGGFVAMFAGSEQFFLIWILGFVVFVPLISILTDGTIPSTLDDDHITQPSTATEWTRGREQQSADDPDPSSTQDALTTLRERYARGDLTDEQFDRKLTRLLETDTPENAMEWRERTEQKIGIDPETETER, encoded by the coding sequence ATGAGTGCTCCCCGTAAACGAGCCTGGAACAGGCTCGATGAGATCGCATCGTTGCTCGTTCTCGGAGGTGGATTCGTCGCTATGTTCGCCGGGAGCGAGCAGTTCTTTCTCATCTGGATTCTGGGATTCGTCGTGTTCGTCCCGCTCATTTCCATTCTCACCGACGGAACGATACCCTCGACGCTCGACGACGATCACATCACACAGCCATCCACGGCGACCGAATGGACGAGAGGACGAGAACAGCAAAGCGCAGATGATCCGGACCCGTCCTCGACACAGGACGCTCTCACAACGCTTCGTGAGCGCTACGCTCGCGGAGATCTCACTGACGAGCAGTTCGATCGAAAGCTCACCCGGTTGCTAGAGACCGATACTCCCGAGAACGCTATGGAGTGGCGCGAACGGACGGAGCAAAAGATCGGAATCGATCCGGAGACAGAAACCGAACGGTGA
- a CDS encoding ABC transporter ATP-binding protein, with protein MVLNAENVRREYGDTVALDGVSLSVDRGTVFALIGPNGAGKTTLTRSLTGTTDYEGTVELLGAPPERTDTQRIGLLPQSFAPPERLTARELIEYYGGLYEEARSPTAVLEDVGLTDAADTWYESLSGGQQRRVCVGIALVNDPELLVLDEPTTGIDPAGRRDLWRLLERLTDDGTTVVLTTHYMEEAEYLADTVGLLADGSLVATGPPQTLIEAYGGSNRLEVELAKSVDPNTAERATEPIGNGVDTTGRTLTIHGVTPRAIGDVLDALDDAGIDYDALSWRQPDLESVYLELTGTSRTETPASNADRTEESTTP; from the coding sequence ATGGTTCTAAACGCCGAGAACGTTCGGCGTGAGTATGGGGATACCGTTGCCCTGGATGGGGTGTCGCTCTCCGTCGATCGAGGGACGGTGTTCGCGCTCATCGGTCCGAACGGCGCGGGAAAAACGACGCTCACCCGTTCGCTAACGGGGACGACCGACTACGAAGGCACAGTCGAGCTGTTGGGTGCGCCACCGGAACGGACGGACACCCAGCGGATCGGGCTGCTTCCTCAGTCGTTCGCCCCGCCCGAGCGGCTCACAGCCCGGGAACTCATCGAGTACTACGGGGGGCTGTACGAGGAGGCTCGATCTCCAACGGCAGTGCTCGAAGACGTCGGGCTGACAGACGCGGCGGACACGTGGTACGAGTCGCTTTCGGGCGGACAACAACGGCGGGTCTGTGTCGGAATCGCGCTCGTAAACGATCCTGAGCTGCTCGTGTTGGACGAGCCGACGACGGGGATCGACCCTGCGGGTCGACGCGACCTGTGGCGGCTCCTCGAACGCCTCACCGACGACGGCACAACTGTCGTGCTCACCACCCACTACATGGAGGAAGCCGAATATCTCGCCGACACGGTCGGATTGCTCGCCGACGGATCGCTTGTCGCTACCGGACCACCACAGACGCTGATCGAGGCGTACGGGGGCTCGAATCGGCTGGAAGTCGAACTCGCCAAAAGCGTCGATCCCAACACGGCCGAACGTGCAACCGAACCGATCGGAAACGGCGTCGATACCACCGGCCGTACGCTCACCATCCACGGCGTGACGCCACGTGCGATCGGGGACGTGCTCGACGCGCTCGATGACGCAGGGATCGACTACGACGCGCTGTCGTGGCGACAGCCGGACCTCGAATCAGTGTATCTGGAGTTGACCGGGACGTCTCGTACTGAGACACCCGCATCTAACGCCGACCGAACGGAGGAGAGTACGACACCATGA
- a CDS encoding glutaredoxin family protein, which yields MAFDPAPDLSESEVIERVDAAIEDNEIVLFMKGTPLMPQCGYSRRALGLINQHRDDLETVNVLDALDAYRAALERHSDWETIPQVYVDGEFIGGSDILAELDERGELQQTLTTDSS from the coding sequence ATGGCGTTCGATCCCGCACCGGACCTCAGTGAATCCGAAGTCATCGAACGAGTCGACGCGGCCATCGAAGACAACGAGATCGTCCTCTTCATGAAAGGCACGCCGCTGATGCCCCAGTGTGGGTACTCCCGGCGAGCGTTGGGACTCATCAACCAGCACCGCGATGACCTCGAAACGGTCAACGTACTCGATGCGCTCGATGCGTACCGAGCAGCCCTCGAACGACACAGCGATTGGGAAACGATTCCACAGGTGTACGTCGATGGGGAGTTCATCGGCGGTAGTGACATCCTCGCGGAACTTGACGAACGAGGCGAGCTACAACAAACCCTGACGACTGACAGTAGTTGA